Proteins encoded together in one Temnothorax longispinosus isolate EJ_2023e chromosome 5, Tlon_JGU_v1, whole genome shotgun sequence window:
- the LOC139813762 gene encoding uncharacterized protein isoform X1 yields MHLEDYHGERSEEDVRRPVSVLEQDDFVDDGSLPDLMSMTMAGMDVDVAQCWTTSQADNVFFSPLETDADPRDYLDWDQVPVVFQYPSNGGGSPGGSTSSEATTPIWSNAATATTTTTTTDHDEDKSDRKLPSMGSAFPFSRTFCNTIYPEFGAESQGDYQDYPDCQEDVVSLLMSIQNDVAAQSYNPPVADEFDLSLIRGDPTSLLSTVDSSSANCFASDDQQEPSQSFNPPYYAVGHLVSSQQQPSTINLAGELVGAMDSFGNQVILPRNEGLLLGNDRRVAGSKVAETEKNDKSYDCARPVDDSLASAYQCRWIDCGCVFAEQEGLVRHIERRHVESSSASAHGHGRRIQRDRDKERDDKEAGESFSVATPATTTGREDEFACLWQGCPRARPFNARYKLLIHMRVHTQEKPNKCPVSVLVRPFSAISNSSVTPITRLMFAGCKKAFSRLENLKIHQRSHTGERPYACQHNGCSKAFSNSSDRAKHQRTHYDRKPYACQVIGCGKRYTDPSSLRKHLKNHTENSSTLSSLLSSDKISTNNVTAIGHKLNSTIPQRGSHDACIFDVETNHSYKLSKTYVKEENTSPNNTCQLNRISLNFDGNQQEYVPIESVRHLLINDLTNAQDENTGFCVPAEDDVPDFHELDIERQFHELSALNDAIFIDG; encoded by the exons atgcACCTCGAGGATTACCACGGCGAGAGGAGCGAGGAGGACGTGCGACGGCCCGTGTCCGTTCTGGAGCAAGACGACTTCGTCGACGACGGTTCCCTGCCCGATCTGATGTCCATGACGATGGCCGGCATGGACGTCGACGTCGCCCAGTGCTGGACGACCTCGCAAGCGGACAACGTCTTCTTCTCGCCGCTGGAAACCGACGCGGACCCGCGAGATTATCTCGACTGGGACCAGGTGCCCGTGGTCTTTCAGTATCCCTCCAACGGTGGTGGATCACCGGGTGGTAGCACCTCCAGCGAAGCAACAACGCCGATCTGGAGCAACGCGGCgacagcgacgacgacgacgacgacgacggatcATGACGAGGACAAATCGGACCGGAAGTTACCCTCAATGGGCTCGGCCTTCCCCTTCTCGCGCACATTCTGCAACACGATCTATCCGGAATTTGGAGCGGAGTCGCAGGGTGATTATCAGGATTATCCGGACTGCCAGGAGGACGTGGTGTCGTTGCTGATGAGCATTCAGAACGACGTGGCGGCTCAGAGCTACAACCCTCCAGTCGCCGACGAATTCGACCTCAGTCTGATTAGGGGCGACCCGACGTCATTGCTGAGCACCGTGGACTCATCGTCCGCGAACTGTTTCGCGAGCGACGATCAGCAGGAACCGTCCCAGAGCTTCAATCCGCCGTACTACGCGGTCGGGCATCTCGTCTCCTCCCAGCAGCAGCCATCGACGATCAATCTCGCTGGTGAGCTTGTCGGTGCGATGGACAGTTTCGGTAATCAGGTGATACTACCGCGGAACGAGGGTCTGCTGCTCGGGAATGATCGACGTGTCGCCGGGTCGAAGGTCGCTGAAACCGAGAAGAACGACAAGTCTTACG ATTGCGCGAGACCGGTGGACGATAGCCTCGCGTCGGCTTATCAGTGCCGCTGGATCGACTGCGGCTGTGTGTTCGCGGAACAGGAGGGCCTGGTGCGGCACATCGAGAGGCGGCACGTGGAGTCGTCCTCGGCGAGTGCGCACGGCCACGGCAGGCGGATTCAGCGGGACCGGGACAAGGAGCGAGACGACAAGGAGGCGGGAGAGAGCTTCTCCGTCGCGAcgccggcgacgacgacgggccGCGAGGACGAGTTCGCCTGCCTGTGGCAAGGATGTCCGCGCGCCCGGCCGTTCAACGCGAGATACAAATTGTTGATCCACATGCGAGTGCACACTCAAGAAAAGCCGAACAAATGTCCGGTTAGTGTCCTCGTTCGTCCCTTCTCGGCGATTTCCAACTCCAGCGTGACTCCAATAACGCGCCTTATG TTTGCCGGCTGTAAGAAGGCATTCAGTCGATTAGAAAACTTGAAGATACATCAGAGATCGCACACGGGCGAAAGGCCTTATGCGTGTCAACACAATGGATGTTCAAAGGCGTTTAGCAACAGCAGCGATCGAGCAAAACATCAGAGAACACACTATGACAGA AAACCATACGCTTGCCAGGTAATCGGCTGCGGCAAACGTTACACCGATCCATCGAGTCTTAGAAAGCACCTGAAAAATCATACGGAAAATTCAAGTACGTTGTCCAGTCTGTTATCGTCGGATAAGATATCAACGAATAATGTGACAGCAATAGGACACAAGTTAAACTCGACGATTCCTCAGCGAGGAAGCCATGACGCGTGCATTTTTGACGTGGAAACGAATCATTCGTACAAATTGTCTAAAACTTATGTCAAAGAAGAGAACACATCGCCGAACAATACGTGCCAGCTGAATAGAATCTCCCTGAATTTTGACGGCAATCAGCAGGAATACGTGCCGATCGAATCGGTTCGTCATCTTCTGATCAACGACCTCACCAACGCACAGGACGAGAATACAG GATTCTGCGTGCCCGCGGAGGACGACGTGCCGGATTTCCACGAGCTCGACATCGAGCGACAGTTCCACGAGCTGAGCGCCCTGAATGACGCTATCTTCATCGACGGATGA
- the LOC139813762 gene encoding uncharacterized protein isoform X2, translating to MHLEDYHGERSEEDVRRPVSVLEQDDFVDDGSLPDLMSMTMAGMDVDVAQCWTTSQADNVFFSPLETDADPRDYLDWDQVPVVFQYPSNGGGSPGGSTSSEATTPIWSNAATATTTTTTTDHDEDKSDRKLPSMGSAFPFSRTFCNTIYPEFGAESQGDYQDYPDCQEDVVSLLMSIQNDVAAQSYNPPVADEFDLSLIRGDPTSLLSTVDSSSANCFASDDQQEPSQSFNPPYYAVGHLVSSQQQPSTINLAGELVGAMDSFGNQVILPRNEGLLLGNDRRVAGSKVAETEKNDKSYDCARPVDDSLASAYQCRWIDCGCVFAEQEGLVRHIERRHVESSSASAHGHGRRIQRDRDKERDDKEAGESFSVATPATTTGREDEFACLWQGCPRARPFNARYKLLIHMRVHTQEKPNKCPFAGCKKAFSRLENLKIHQRSHTGERPYACQHNGCSKAFSNSSDRAKHQRTHYDRKPYACQVIGCGKRYTDPSSLRKHLKNHTENSSTLSSLLSSDKISTNNVTAIGHKLNSTIPQRGSHDACIFDVETNHSYKLSKTYVKEENTSPNNTCQLNRISLNFDGNQQEYVPIESVRHLLINDLTNAQDENTGFCVPAEDDVPDFHELDIERQFHELSALNDAIFIDG from the exons atgcACCTCGAGGATTACCACGGCGAGAGGAGCGAGGAGGACGTGCGACGGCCCGTGTCCGTTCTGGAGCAAGACGACTTCGTCGACGACGGTTCCCTGCCCGATCTGATGTCCATGACGATGGCCGGCATGGACGTCGACGTCGCCCAGTGCTGGACGACCTCGCAAGCGGACAACGTCTTCTTCTCGCCGCTGGAAACCGACGCGGACCCGCGAGATTATCTCGACTGGGACCAGGTGCCCGTGGTCTTTCAGTATCCCTCCAACGGTGGTGGATCACCGGGTGGTAGCACCTCCAGCGAAGCAACAACGCCGATCTGGAGCAACGCGGCgacagcgacgacgacgacgacgacgacggatcATGACGAGGACAAATCGGACCGGAAGTTACCCTCAATGGGCTCGGCCTTCCCCTTCTCGCGCACATTCTGCAACACGATCTATCCGGAATTTGGAGCGGAGTCGCAGGGTGATTATCAGGATTATCCGGACTGCCAGGAGGACGTGGTGTCGTTGCTGATGAGCATTCAGAACGACGTGGCGGCTCAGAGCTACAACCCTCCAGTCGCCGACGAATTCGACCTCAGTCTGATTAGGGGCGACCCGACGTCATTGCTGAGCACCGTGGACTCATCGTCCGCGAACTGTTTCGCGAGCGACGATCAGCAGGAACCGTCCCAGAGCTTCAATCCGCCGTACTACGCGGTCGGGCATCTCGTCTCCTCCCAGCAGCAGCCATCGACGATCAATCTCGCTGGTGAGCTTGTCGGTGCGATGGACAGTTTCGGTAATCAGGTGATACTACCGCGGAACGAGGGTCTGCTGCTCGGGAATGATCGACGTGTCGCCGGGTCGAAGGTCGCTGAAACCGAGAAGAACGACAAGTCTTACG ATTGCGCGAGACCGGTGGACGATAGCCTCGCGTCGGCTTATCAGTGCCGCTGGATCGACTGCGGCTGTGTGTTCGCGGAACAGGAGGGCCTGGTGCGGCACATCGAGAGGCGGCACGTGGAGTCGTCCTCGGCGAGTGCGCACGGCCACGGCAGGCGGATTCAGCGGGACCGGGACAAGGAGCGAGACGACAAGGAGGCGGGAGAGAGCTTCTCCGTCGCGAcgccggcgacgacgacgggccGCGAGGACGAGTTCGCCTGCCTGTGGCAAGGATGTCCGCGCGCCCGGCCGTTCAACGCGAGATACAAATTGTTGATCCACATGCGAGTGCACACTCAAGAAAAGCCGAACAAATGTCCG TTTGCCGGCTGTAAGAAGGCATTCAGTCGATTAGAAAACTTGAAGATACATCAGAGATCGCACACGGGCGAAAGGCCTTATGCGTGTCAACACAATGGATGTTCAAAGGCGTTTAGCAACAGCAGCGATCGAGCAAAACATCAGAGAACACACTATGACAGA AAACCATACGCTTGCCAGGTAATCGGCTGCGGCAAACGTTACACCGATCCATCGAGTCTTAGAAAGCACCTGAAAAATCATACGGAAAATTCAAGTACGTTGTCCAGTCTGTTATCGTCGGATAAGATATCAACGAATAATGTGACAGCAATAGGACACAAGTTAAACTCGACGATTCCTCAGCGAGGAAGCCATGACGCGTGCATTTTTGACGTGGAAACGAATCATTCGTACAAATTGTCTAAAACTTATGTCAAAGAAGAGAACACATCGCCGAACAATACGTGCCAGCTGAATAGAATCTCCCTGAATTTTGACGGCAATCAGCAGGAATACGTGCCGATCGAATCGGTTCGTCATCTTCTGATCAACGACCTCACCAACGCACAGGACGAGAATACAG GATTCTGCGTGCCCGCGGAGGACGACGTGCCGGATTTCCACGAGCTCGACATCGAGCGACAGTTCCACGAGCTGAGCGCCCTGAATGACGCTATCTTCATCGACGGATGA